A window of Daucus carota subsp. sativus chromosome 2, DH1 v3.0, whole genome shotgun sequence genomic DNA:
tagttaatttactgatatcaatcatcaatatcatgtcaagattatattcttctcccgtttTTGAATTTTGTCGACttccacatagcggtctataactacctttgcttataacaaccttaattttttttaataccgtataaacagcctcCACTTATCGTTAaagaagaacgacaccaccgaggttgaaatcgagcaagagaaccaGAAAGGTAGGGTTGTGCTATTGAGAGAGAAAGTTGTGTTtaaatgatccaaaaccctacaacctataggaggtatttataggtgcagataAATTTGTGTGCTACTacttcccataattaaataatccgaaacaaaattagattaaacctgtcaagctgctatattctataaataatctgaaacaaaatcatattctgaaacttgcttctaatatatccgaaactaaaaagggtaattttaaatttgatatttttcatccaaatagaaacaaaatcaaattaaaacttccaagctactatattccataaataatctgaaacaaaatcagattctgaaacttgcttttaatatatccaaaattaaaaaaggtaattctaatttttgatatttttcatccaaaaattctagaaaatttgaaaaatagaacgaagcgatgtgagaggcgtcatctacacgcccctcgcttctcctttatataagtatattgatattgatgattgattctTTCGAAAATTTTTTCAATAAACTTTTTCCGTGAGATCTAATGTGCGAGGAATGATATGTTTTCTAGCTCCAAATATTTCTCagttagtactccctccgtcccattggaTTGTTAACATCACTTTTTGGCACTCTTTTTAAGGcctcaataaaatatagttccatgatgttttttttttataaaaaaaattctgaataaaagtttgatgtctaaacttttattcagaaaaaaaataaattttaaaaatattatattgctatattttataagagcctcaaaatgcgtgcaaacagtgcgTTAACAATCCCacgggactgagggagtatttGATAACGAAAGGAATGTTTCCATCCCATGTGTTGGAAGGAATGAGATTTTAAATCTTTAACCTTAACGGTAGGAATACCCATTAACGGAATTTGGTAGGAATACCCATTCTACTCAGCTGGCCCAAGCAAACAAGTCGCATTTTCATTCAGCCCAAAACTCAGTCCCTCCCGTAAAGATGAGAGACTTGTGGCAAATAAAAGGGAATATAATTCATAGGACTTTCAATCTCCATGCTCGTAATGCGACCCTGATTTCTTTGCCGAAATGTTGTGTAGCTGTAGTTGAGCTTGAATCTGATTATGATAGGATCATGACACATACAATAAGCTGATTATGATCTGTTAGAATAAGATGTTTGAGCCCTTTTGGACTGCCTTGACTCATGTATGGTGCATGCTGGATTCAAAAAGGTCCATCTCTTTGGTGCTTATCATTTTATTGCCACCCCATATCTGCCTTCTCTGAAAAAACAATCTACAAAATATTTCTCAAACTCGAACAATAACTTTGTTAATATAGAATAAGACATCCCATTCCTTGAGGGATCAGCCTTGTGAATTGTTACTCATCTGACACTACACATGAACCGAAATTGATTATAACAAGTTTACAGCAGCAACAGCAAAGTTTCTCCATTCAACTATATCTCAAGTTGCGAAATTTCTTGTTCTGGCATGACCAATCTAACATAGCCATCTTATGATATACGAAACCTACATTATCAAGAAACCTGATCGTCTATATCAAACGGCCTTCTAGATTGTAAGCTAGAGCCTTTGTGTTTACGATTCAGCTATGTAAAGCTTATTTACCGGTTTCACTTGCCACCTTAAGTTCAGTAACAAATGACATACTTAGCCAACAAAATCATGGATCATATGTCCTCCAAAATGCTGCTGATACTGATCTTGTTGTTGCTGGCCACTCTCAGCACTTTGTCTGAGACCCAATGTGAGGGACACAGCTCCGAGTCCACTACCAATCTCAAGCTCGCTTCGTTGATATGGTAACAAGCTCATCAAGGATCCAGCATCCATGCCAGCTGGAATCTGACATTCATGTCTTGATCTCTTCTCCTGATTCCATACGTCTGCACTGGTCATCTCTCTGCTTCGAGAAGAATCAATTCCCTGAAGCTTGTTCATGGTTTGGGTATCATATCGGTTGGTAGATTCTGATGCTGTATTTCCATCAGGCTTGCCCATTTGTGAGCTTGATTCTGTGGAGCCTTTGGTTTCAAGTACGTGTATTTCCTCAACCATGGGTTTCCAGACACGCACTCGAGCATTAATGAACCAGTTTGAGACCTGAAAATGCAATCAACATACATCTTATCTGGTGTACCATTAAATGAATTTACCTATGCACTACAGGTcttccatattttatttttgtcaagTCATGAGTGCAAGGCATCAAGACTCTAAGCAAAGCACTATCATATATGAAATTGTCAAATCCATCCGTCTCCAAGTATTTACTATATACCGTATCCAATATGGATATACTAGTTCACAGAGCAGAATCGGTAAAAGCGTATCAACAGCTATGCAGTTCAAACAACTAGCAGAAAATTATGCAacataattcaacaaatttaTAGTACTTTGTTTAACCCAAGTCTGGTAGTTATATAATTCAGGCGGAAAATGCTTATGCATGAGATTGATGCTTTTTTACCTGGTTTCGAGTCAAACCCGTTTGAGTAGCCAGCATATGTTTGTCAGTGTCGGTTGGATACCTATTAAGGTACATCAAATTCACATCAATCTATATTTtctgtaataaaaaaaaatttatgtcaGTGCACGAGATCAAGAAAGAGGATTACGGGTGAAGGAAATGGTCAAACAGCCATGCTCTTAGAACAGCAACAGCACGCTCTGGTAGGCCTCTTTGGGGCCTCCAAACAGGTTGTTGGGGTTCAAAGAAAATCATACTGCTCCCACAAGATTTCTGTTTCTGATGTTCAATGAGTTTTAATCCTGAGGTACTGACATCACATTTCGTACTGCTAGTTGTACCACCAGTTGGCGATGACAAGTCCTCTCCCAGTGTTCTTCCAATGTGCCCGAGCTGTTCAGAAATCACTTGTTTTAGACATCGGAAGTGCCTTGTGACAGTTCTCAATGCCACAGAAATATATGGTGCAGCAGCACTAAGACCTGCCACGGATTCAAAAGACGTGACTACCATCTGCATTTGCTGATGATATTGTCTGTACCTTCTGCAAAGCTATTAACAGCAAAAAGAAGGAAGATCACTGAGAAAttcaataataaactacatcgATTCTAGAAATAAGCAAGTCAAATGATCTAAGATGGTAGTAACAAGTCATGTAGCAGAAAGGATAAAACAGTGCTCATATTAATAATGGTTCCAATTCACTAAAGGACACATTTACAACACAATAAAGTATTAAACAGTTAAGTGTTAAACTAAGCTTTACAGGATCAGTTTTCAGGTTAAAGGTGTTAACATTTCTGTCAGGGCACGGTGCCATATCACAAAGAGTCCACAGAAAATTTGGATATAGTGTACAGTGCTCATAGTTTAAATTACGGAATTAATCAGTTCACTGTGACTCTGAATTACAATGATTAAGATAACAAGCTGCAGGGAATTTGAGATACTGTAAAGTTACCAGCAACTTATAATTCAATTGGTTTATTTCCTGCAACCTAAAATTACTCATCTTTTTGCATAATGACATCCTGGAATTGGCTTTCTTTAAAAGTGATGGACAATAAAGAGCTAACTACTGTTAAAAATAACAGTACCTTTATGGCATTTAAAGAAGAAATGATTAACCCTTCATCACTTAAAACACCGATTGACAGCTTGAGATGAACAATAACTTAGCATGTGATTGTCAAATCATATAGACTGATAACCAAAAGATGAGGATGCCTACAGTTTCAGGTTTCAAGCTTCTTTAGAAAAACTGTAACTAAAGTCCAACCTTTTTACTTTCTTATATTCCTTTCAGATCAGTGGACCTATCATTATGGAATACTGTATATAAGCCTAACTATTCGTCTTAAAAGTGTGAATTCTTACAACGCAACTTCAGAAAATCTACTTGAAATATCTACAACATGACATAGTCAGGAGGTGAAAGTAAACTATTGCTCTCAAACACAATTGCAGTTGAAATGAAAGTAGCGGCCTGGAAATTTCCAGACTTGTTAACCCCAAAACTTGAAAATGTACAAATTAACGTGCTTTTATATATAGGttactaaaaatatgatacattAGGTGAACTGAACTCCATTTGATGAGGAGGATTAgcagaatattataaaactaggAAAGTTCAATTTTTGTAAAGGAATACGGTAACTGTAATTCCAAACCTTAAACTCTAAGTGTACCATTATCTTCAAAATTGGAAAAATTAACATACTTTTATATATAGGTTAATTAGATATGTAATTCTTTAGGTGAACTGAACTCCAGTTGATGGATAAgcagaaaattataaaactaggCAAGTTAAATTTCAGAATCTGCAGTACCCACTTCCCCTCGCCCGGCCCTCTCCCTCCATCAACTGTAGTTAGTCCTAGTCCATAGGGTACAATGTAGTAAAACCAGGCTTAACCATTAACTAAATAATAGTTTCAAATCTAAAGCCACAAGGAAATTGCATGTAACAATTAAGCAGAAAATGTTCTAATGAAAGCAACATTACTCAAAAAGTTCTGGGAAAAAGCAAAGAGCTTATACTAGGCAAAGGTCTTATAAGTCCATCTTTAGCATATACTCCATGTATAACTTAGAGGACTCTACGACAGCATAATCTCAATCTCAATCCCTTGCTCTAACCACTAAAATTACATTGTCTTTTAGCTTTATAGTTATCTTTAGATGCTGGATTCATTGTACCCTTGAGCATGTATGTATATTcactaaatatttaaattttaataagttttacttcatcaaaaacattatattttataccaGTATACGCTTGCCACTATGAAAGCATTTTGCAACCGAAAGATGCAATTCTGCCCGGCCCTTGTGATAAAATTATCTCAGGAATCAAGGAGTTAAATGAATAACAGGAGTGGCCGATCGGTGGCAAAACTGCTCCTATGTCTAGAATTTGGTTCCCATCAACCCCCTCCCCATACAGCAAACAAGAATTTCAATTGTCAATtaccaataaaaaagaaaaatgatcTTATTACGTACTACCTATCAATGAAGGACATTAAGCTCTCCTACCTGCCCTACGAAGACATGTCATCTGTACACTATATATAAGCAGAAAACTACTTTCATACATGTAAAGTATAATAGCTCGCAAGAATCCTTAGTGTGAAACAAGCATAAGCAGGTAGTTGAACAACAATATTTTAGACATGCATAATTATTATGATGAAAGTCTGCATGCTATTTCTGCAAATTCTATATATTAATGCTCAAAGCATATGCAACTCTTAATAATTGATCTGACTGTGATAAAGAAACAACGTTTCTCTTGTGTCTGCACCCTATTATTGAGATGTACAAAATATTCCTGTTAACTAGAAGTGATGGTATATATGTTGAGATTATGCACAAAATGTACATGGAACTACACCTTGCAAAATTATCCCTTTCTCCCAAGTTAATTCAATAATGTAGTGATAtttctattttatacatataatcacatacacaaaaaaaaaacccatTAAAGCATAATAAATTTGGAGGTGCATGTTTGAAACCAACCTCCTCCTGCATGCACAATAGCTTCGTCTTCTTTTGATGATATTCTGGATGGTAACTTTCGTTAGCATTACTTGGGACTCCAGCTTCCCCACCGATTCGATTTGAACTATAGAACGTTGAGGACGAGGCACCTGAGTTGCCACCTTTTGACCCAACCATGCTGTCATGAGCAACATTAAAGGCAAAATCAACAGCAGAAACCACAACTTCATCAGAATTCTTACCGGAGTACACCTCATGTGTCTCAATTTGTTTTGAGCCACTTACACGACACAGCTCATCCATTAACTGTAATGTTGGGTTCAAATATCTTGAATTCTTTAGTATAGTCGCGTAACCGGTGAAAGGACCAAGAGGACCAGCAGCATCTCGATGAGGGATAGCGGTAATTCCAGGGTTTTGCCTATTAATCCCAAAAACTTTATTTCCAACCGATGGTCTAGAACTTGAACATATATAATCAGACTTGAAAGGTTTTGAATCAATGGGGCGATCACTTAATCCATTTCTCTCCCCAAACTGACCTTCACGTCTGTTATTAGTCTGTGAAACCGATGAAAGTGATAGAGATAATCCCTGAGTATTAGAACCTTCACCACCTGTCAGAGCTCTAATACTTTTATTAGCAAGATCTTCTCCATTTTGATTTCGAAACACCTCCATTGGCCTATTTACCCAAAGATCCCCATCACACGAACGCCCTTGATTTACTTGATATTCATTATAACtcggaagaagaagaagctcaTTCGAGTCCTTACCACCATATCGAACCATATCTTGCCCTTGGGGTCCAGCACCAGCAGAAGTAACAACTTCTTGAAGGGTATTTTGGTAATTATACGGAGCCGGACTAGCTACTAACGATGACTGTAACACAACATCATGGTTATAACCATAGCTACTAGGCTGCTTCCAATAAAACGAAGGCGATGAAATGTTGTTCACCTTCAACGAACCGCGACCTTCCCCGGTGAACAATGGACTTGAACTGCTTTCACTAATGCTCGTTGGATTATTATTGCTACGGTTATAATTATTGAAATTCCAATCACCGCTTTGATGTGAACCAAGGCTTTTCCAATTGCTACAATTTTGTGGGTCACCTTGTTTGGCAGCTGAGAGGTTGAGGTTCGATGAAATCGGGTGCGACAAATTAGCAACAGCAACATTATCAGCCGACACTAGAGACTCATTCCTAGACACATAATTCACCATATCCAATGAATTAATACAAGTCGGGTCATAAGACATAGCTCCATACTTGATATTCCGAATGAGATCCGGGTGAACCGATAATTGATCTAAGCTACTAGCATAATGTTCTTCTAAATTCTCCGAATTCTGAACCCTTAACTTATTCCTCCGGCTTTGTTGAGCAATATGCGAATCTCCCAAGGAAAAATTATTCATCTCCAtcgaaaccaaaaaaaaaaaacaaaaaatactaGCCTATATCCTTAGATCACAATTCACAACAGAATCTGTAAAGTGATGAGATGAATTAAACAAGAGATCCACCTGCATgagaaatcaaatcaaatcaagATATAAAGAAGGGGTTAGTTCCAATAAatacattcttttttttttttattaatatttaagcaAGTACTAGTTGTACAAGAAATGTTGTGGAAAAGCTGGTGCGATATTTAATATAAGCTGATCAAGTAGGGAAAGTTAAACAGGAAAAATCTTGGAAAACACACAGAGGAGTGTAGGGAGAAACAGTGGAAATTATTAATGGTTACTGAGAGTAGGAATAGGAGACAGATGGGAGAAACAAAAGAGAGTTGGGATGAAACCCAAAGCGTGAAGAAACCAAAAGGTGCCTATCATCCTGTGTGTTATAACTCACACTTTCTAAAATTCTGTGTGATATTGATTTATTGGGTTTCCAAAAcgaaaaaccctaatctcagacTTTTGTAATCCTGCTCACACCTTAGATCCATCCAAGTAAGCACGTAGAGAGGGAGGAGGCCAGAGAGagcgggagagagagagagagagagagagagagagagagaaggggggggagagagagagagagagagactgagCAGTGATAAAGTAGGTGAAATAATgggatgaaatatatatatggacGGTAAGATTGAGAGTAAAAACCAAAGATAAGCAGAAGaagacatgtatatatatatagatgatgatatacatgcatatatatatataaaattacctGTGTGGATAGAATCAAGAGGAAGAACTGATAAGAGAGGGGATGGATCCATGTCCTTAACTGTCCTTGGGTTTTGACTAGGAGAAGACTTGCATGGTGATGATTTCTCCGACGGGATATTCCGGCGAGATgagtatatattttatgtgGAATGAGAGAGATGAAAGTGAGCTTAGGTAAGCTAAGGAGAGGTAgctggaggaggaggaggagaagaGAGAGGACAATGATTGCTCAGTGGAAATAATTGCTCTGCTACCACTTTTTGACGTCTAAACCACCCCCCATTATATATACCTATAGCTTACAACTTGTTTCTACATTTTTCTTCTTAATCTTTTTTATTATCGCCGATGCATGTGGCTTCAAACATATTTCatgcatattatattattatcaaaataatacatatttCATGCATTTATGAGCAATGTATTTTGTTTTCACAAAAATAACATCGTTTTCTTTACCAGAGATCAAGTtagttttcaaattaaaaataagttaaaatacaataaatttcaatattttgatataaaataataagggcttgtctagtgtgtgcccatggacatATGCTAATTAAGCACCAAAATCTAtaattttggtggattttgattggtgtggttggtgaatttgcagggggtccactaTTTCATGAGCCAATCAAAATTCACCGAACTTGTAAAATTTGGTGCTTATTGTATGCCCTAGAAAAACCGAAATAATAATTATGCTAGGAATCAAGGGCGAATATTTGCACAAAACAGTGGAGACAAAGGATGGAAGAGTGGAGTATATTGTTTGTGGCATATAAGGAGGGAAGTGAAGGACATAGGACGCTCCTTTGATGCCTTCCGAGTTTTCCTACGCAAACT
This region includes:
- the LOC108209452 gene encoding uncharacterized protein LOC108209452, coding for MEMNNFSLGDSHIAQQSRRNKLRVQNSENLEEHYASSLDQLSVHPDLIRNIKYGAMSYDPTCINSLDMVNYVSRNESLVSADNVAVANLSHPISSNLNLSAAKQGDPQNCSNWKSLGSHQSGDWNFNNYNRSNNNPTSISESSSSPLFTGEGRGSLKVNNISSPSFYWKQPSSYGYNHDVVLQSSLVASPAPYNYQNTLQEVVTSAGAGPQGQDMVRYGGKDSNELLLLPSYNEYQVNQGRSCDGDLWVNRPMEVFRNQNGEDLANKSIRALTGGEGSNTQGLSLSLSSVSQTNNRREGQFGERNGLSDRPIDSKPFKSDYICSSSRPSVGNKVFGINRQNPGITAIPHRDAAGPLGPFTGYATILKNSRYLNPTLQLMDELCRVSGSKQIETHEVYSGKNSDEVVVSAVDFAFNVAHDSMVGSKGGNSGASSSTFYSSNRIGGEAGVPSNANESYHPEYHQKKTKLLCMQEELCRRYRQYHQQMQMVVTSFESVAGLSAAAPYISVALRTVTRHFRCLKQVISEQLGHIGRTLGEDLSSPTGGTTSSTKCDVSTSGLKLIEHQKQKSCGSSMIFFEPQQPVWRPQRGLPERAVAVLRAWLFDHFLHPYPTDTDKHMLATQTGLTRNQVSNWFINARVRVWKPMVEEIHVLETKGSTESSSQMGKPDGNTASESTNRYDTQTMNKLQGIDSSRSREMTSADVWNQEKRSRHECQIPAGMDAGSLMSLLPYQRSELEIGSGLGAVSLTLGLRQSAESGQQQQDQYQQHFGGHMIHDFVG